A single window of Coffea eugenioides isolate CCC68of chromosome 7, Ceug_1.0, whole genome shotgun sequence DNA harbors:
- the LOC113777145 gene encoding early nodulin-16-like codes for MPTRLLISPAFIILPSLLIQSFGLEYIVGDSFWSIPTTNDFYTNWSSSHFFQTGDTLCFDFDSGLHNVMEMSRREYESCSVDNPFKVFWDGLASVALMEEGFALEIPEDLYHLIKKAIAIRKHLERNRKDKDSKFRLILVERRIHRLTRYYKKTKKLPPNWK; via the exons ATGCCTACCCGCCTTTTAATTTCACCAGCATTCATCATTCTTCCTTCACTGTTGATTCAGTCTTTTGGCCTAGAATACATTGTGGGAGACTCCTTTTGGTCCATCCCCACAACCAATGACTTCTATACTAACTGGTCTTCTTCCCACTTTTTCCAGACAGGAGACACTCTTT GTTTTGACTTTGATTCAGGGCTTCATAATGTGATGGAAATGTCAAGAAGAGAGTACGAGAGTTGCAGTGTAGACAATCCCTTTAAGGTTTTCTGGGATGGCCTGGCAAGTGTTGCATTGATGGAGGAAG GGTTTGCACTTGAGATTCCAGAGGATCTATACCATCTGATCAAGAAGGCCATCGCAATCAGGAAGCATTTGGAGAGGAACAGGAAGGACAAGGATTCCAAGTTCAGATTGATTCTGGTGGAGCGCAGGATTCACCGCCTCACTCGTTACTACAAAAAGACCAAGAAGCTCCCTCCCAACTGGAAATAG